Proteins found in one Agaribacterium sp. ZY112 genomic segment:
- the tcdA gene encoding tRNA cyclic N6-threonylcarbamoyladenosine(37) synthase TcdA, whose translation MIDEDYQMRFGGIGRLYGTQAQQQLAKAHMAVIGLGGVGSWAAEALARSGIGKLTLIELDDICVTNSNRQLHALSDTVGQNKLDVMAQRLKLINPAIELNCVHDFLTQRNAAELIDGDVDVIIDAIDSVNVKASLVAYCIRSKQRLICVGSSGGKSDPNQIDVCDLGHTEYDPLLAKLRNQLYRHHKFTRTSRRKFRVDAIYSREAIVYAKPDGSVCTDKKAMIDGVKLDCAGGLGSSVMVTGSFGFSAAARAVWRYLEQCSKTK comes from the coding sequence ATGATCGACGAAGATTACCAAATGCGCTTTGGCGGTATAGGCCGCCTTTACGGCACACAAGCACAACAACAGCTCGCTAAAGCCCATATGGCGGTTATTGGCCTTGGTGGGGTTGGCTCTTGGGCTGCCGAAGCGCTAGCACGTTCGGGCATCGGTAAACTTACCTTGATTGAACTTGATGACATCTGTGTGACCAACAGTAATCGACAACTACATGCGCTAAGCGACACGGTTGGACAAAATAAGCTTGATGTTATGGCTCAACGCCTAAAGCTGATCAACCCTGCGATTGAACTCAACTGCGTGCACGATTTCTTAACACAACGCAATGCGGCTGAGCTTATCGACGGTGATGTCGATGTCATTATCGATGCCATTGACTCAGTCAACGTAAAAGCGAGCTTAGTGGCTTATTGTATTCGCAGTAAACAACGACTGATTTGTGTGGGCAGCTCGGGCGGTAAGAGCGATCCAAACCAAATTGATGTTTGTGATCTTGGCCATACAGAATACGACCCGCTATTAGCCAAGCTACGCAATCAACTTTATCGCCATCATAAATTTACACGAACAAGCCGCAGAAAATTTCGCGTAGATGCAATCTATAGCCGCGAAGCCATTGTTTACGCCAAGCCCGACGGCTCTGTATGCACAGATAAAAAAGCCATGATCGATGGCGTCAAACTAGACTGCGCTGGGGGCTTAGGCTCTTCGGTAATGGTGACCGG